CCTCAGCTCTTCCGAGCATACCAGTTGCTGAATAAGCACCTTTTTCATAGGCTTCATTTAATTTCTCTATTCCTTTTTCCTTATCTCCGCTATCGTAATACATCGTACCTATAACCGCATAAATCTCTTTATTATATTCAGCAGCTTTTTGGTAATACTCCTCAGCTTTTTCATAATCTCCATTATTTTCGTATTCTTCAGCTTTTTCCATCCACTCTCCATATAAACTTGTTATGCTTTGACTAGCTATTTCCTGATTTGATGTATAAGATTTCCTATTTGCATTATCTATACTGTTACAAAAACGAAAAAGTGCAACAATAATTCCAAACACTACCCACCATGGAGATTTCTTTCTTTTGGGTTTTATCATCCAATCATTTTCTTTTATTTTTTTTGGTTGATCATATTGATTCTTCTTAATTTGATATTTTAACTTCTCCTTAGTTACATACGTATTATTTCTATTTTCCCAATTATTACTAGGATTATTTATTTCATTATTTTGATTATGTAAATTATTTTCATCTTCATGGTTAAAGTCATTATTTTTATATTTTTTATCATCATTCAATTTATTTTCAACATCTGAATTACTGTATTGCTGTTCCTCATAGTTAGAATCCCTTACTTGATATCTCGTCTCATCATTTGTTCTATCAAAAAGTTTCTTTTCTTTTCTCTTTTCACTTTCCCACGAAAAATCATCAAACTCATTCTTTTCTTTTCTGTTTTTAAAAAAAATTACTATAGTAGCAATTATAACTGCCAATACCATAATCCATGCAAACAAAAGTAAACCTGACATTTTATTTTCCTCCTTTATATAATTTTAAATACTTTCTATTTTTTTAATCATACTAAAAATCAAACTATTAAAAAATTATATTTATTTAGATAGTCATATATTTTATGTTTTATTTTAAGCAACTTTAATATAATTATACCTTAAAAAAACATAAAAATCGAATAATTTAAAAAAATAACTAGAACTAAATATAGTGTAATGATCAAATTTTTTTATTTTTTTGAAAAAATAACTTGATATTAGTAAATATATGTTGTATAATTATAACAGAAATAAAGTTACTGTTAAAATATACAAAAATTAAAAATATATAATAATTAGAACGTGAAAATAAAAAGGAGAGATGAAAAATGAAAAAATTTGTATTTATTTTAGTTTCCTTGTTTGCACTTGTATCTTGCGGTGGTGGAGGTGGATCAGGTGGTGGAAGTTCTACGAATAATCCAACTCCTTCAACAACGCCATCCTATAATAACAACAGTGGTACTAACAATAATAGCAGCAGCGGAAATAGTAATACTGGAAATAGTGGTTCAACTAGTAACAATAGTTCTTCGGTTGTCGCTGGCTACAAAACTTATAATGGAGAAGTTATAGATGCTGAAAATTCCTACACTTATAACAAGCCTTATGTGAGAAATTTGACAAATATAGATGGAGGAGAAGACTATAAGTTTGGATATGACGGAAATATTGAATGGCATGGAAATTTTTTCTATAATAGACACAATCCACAGAAAAATTCAGAAACTTATTATACTGGATACGGAGTAAAAGTTGGGGTTATTGATAGTGGTTTTAATGGGAACTACTACAATGATTTGTACAACGAAGTCAAAAATATAACACGGATTTACAGCCAAAGAGACCCACAAGATGAAGATCATGCTTATATGGTAACAAGTCTTATCGCTGGAAAAGAAGGTATTGCACGAGACGCCAATATGTATGTAATTGACGGAACACATCCTTATTCAAGCGGATCAGTTAAAGATACTGTTGATTTATACGAAGCTCTTTATTCAAGAGGAGTAAGAATATTTAATCAATCTTTTGGATATACAATTGAAACTTATTCTAATAAATCCTACAATTTTTACAAAGATCAGCTTAATGATGGTGTAGAGGATTTTTATAAAAAGGCAGTACATAACGGAGCATTATTTGTATTTTCTGCTGGAAATAAAGAATATAGAACTTCTGGAGTTCTTGCAACACTTCCATACTGGGTTCCTGAACTAGAGGAAGGCTGGATTAATGTAAATGGTCTTACTTCTAAAAGCAGTAGTAAAAAAGGTGATTTAAGTTGGGATAATTTAAAACCTTTAGCAGGAGCAGGAGCAGCAAAAAACTGGACTGTAACCACAATTGCAGATTATTTTATAGAAGTGGATGGAGATAGAAGAGTTCATACTGGAACATCTTTTGCAGCACCACGTGTAACTGCAACAGCAGCCTTAATAAAAGAAAAGTATCCATTTATGACAGGAGATTTATTAAGACAAACGATTCTTTCAACTGCGACTGATATTGGAGATGAAGGAGTAGACGATGTTTATGGATGGGGACTTTTGAATATTGATAAAGCTTTGAAAGGACCTGCATTATTTGACAAGAGGCTTGCACTTGGTGATGATGTTTACATTACTCTTGACGGAAGTAATAAGACTTATCAATTTGACAATGATATTTCGGGAGATGCAGGACTTGTTCTTCGTGGCTCAGGAACACTCATATTAAATGGAACTTCAACTTATACAGGTGAAACTAACGTAGGAAATAACGTTTATCTAAAAATGAAAAAAGTAATTTCTCCAAGTAAACTTTCTATTGGAAAATCTGCTATAGTGGAAGTATCTGATTCAAATATAAATAATATCCAAAATGATGGTACTTTCATAAATAATGGAAATTCTGCAGCAAACACAGTTATAATGTCAACTGACTCTCAAATGTATTCTGATATTAATGCTAACTTAAAGGTTGAAAATGCCGAAGTAAACGGTACAGTAACAATTACAAATAATAACGGAGAATATTTGACAAAAAATGGTAAAAATATTGATATAATTACTGGAAATGTTAAAGGAAATGCACAAATTAAGAGTGATAACGGACTAATGACTATCAATAAAACCGAAACTGGAAATTTATCAGCAAATGCTTCCAGAACAGATACAGTCGAATATGCCAAAACCTTAAATGCTGATACAGAACAACTAAATACCGCAACACAAATTGAAACAGCATTGGAAAATGTAGATGCAAATTATGAAGCTGGAAAAACTGAAGCTGGAAAACTTGGAGCAAAATTGCAATCTTTAAATTCCAACACTCTTGACAGTATGTCTGGGCAAATTTATGCTTCTGCACAGGCTTTGACTTTTGAACAAAGTGAAACGGTGAATAAAAATTTATCAAATAGAATGACAATGTTAAGTAAAAGTTTGGAAAATGACAATACTTTTGGAGTATGGACTGCTGGAATTTATTCAAAAGGAAAAATTGAAAAAAATGGTTTTGCAAAAGGTAAGACAAATGTAAAAGGTGGACAAGTTGGATTTGATATGAAAATAAATCAAAATACAATTTTAGGTGTGGCTGCCGATTACAGTAAAGGAAAAGTCAAATTTAATAGATATAACGGAATTTCCAAAGCTGATATGACAGGATTTTCTATTTATGGTAGACAAAATCTTGGAAATGGTTATTTATCAGGACGTGCAGGTATAGGATTTGTTGACAGTAAAGTTGAGCGTGATATCATCCTAAATAATAACTATATTGAACATTCAAAAGTGAATCACAGAGACAAAATATTTGCAGGTTATTTTGAAACAGGATATGACATAAAAAATAAAGCAGGTAATTTCGCAGTTACTCCATACGTTGCATTAGGTGTAGACCGTGTAACACGTGGTAAATTTTCTGAAGAAAATACAAACTTTGGAATGACTGCTAATAAAAAAACTTATAACATGCCATACACAACAGCAGGAATAAAAGCAGTTAAAACTGTTGGAAATACAGATATAACAGGGTATTTAGGATATACTCATGGATTAAATAAAAAAGACTTGACTTTTGATGCTTCATACAATTTTGCGCCAGATGCCAAATTTGAAGTAAAAGGTATAAATTATTCAAGAAATAAATTAACAGCAGGAATTGGAATAAACACAAAAGTTACTGAAAATATGAGCTGGTATGCAAATTATGACTACAAACATTCAACTGATAATTCAAAAGGTAACAACAGCATAGTTACAACTGGAATCAGAATTGAATTTTAAAATAAAAATTTATTTTTAAAGTATTGATTTTTCAAAAAAAGTTTGTTATAATTACAATGTTAATATTATTATTAATCTTTTCATATATCACAACCGAAGAAAAAAATTGGTCATAAAAGGCAGTCCATATACCTCTTTCTCGTGGACTGTTTTTTATTTACTATTTTTTCAAGTATTAAAAATTAAACTTAACAAATACTATTCAATTAAAATAATTTTATACAAAATAAGGAGCCAATATATTTAGCTCCTTAATTTTTTATGTACTTTCAACACATTATTTTACAAGGTTCTTATTCATAATCTCCATCTATTCTAACTTTTCGCAAAATCATTCCTTCTTTAGCTTTTATATTTAGTTTAATTTTCCCGTTAGAACTTGTTCTGAATGTTCTTCCTTCTGTTACCAGATCTATAAACCTTTCATCTTGATAATGCGTTTCAAATTCCAAATTTTCCCAATCATTAAAAGAATTATTTATAACAACTATTATGGAATTATCTTCAATCACTCTTTCATAAACAATTAAATCTTTTTCATTATCTGCCATAATTTCTCTAAATTTACCATAGACAAGCGTTTTATTTTCTAGTCTTATTCTGATTAACTTTTTATACCATTCAAATAAATCACTGTCAACTTTTTGCTGGTAAACTTCATTTTGGTTAATGTGTGATGGATTTTTTTCATCATCGTACAAATATTCTTTCCATAACATCGGTTTTCGGCAATATGGATCAGTTGCTCCCCACATTCCTACTTCATCACCATAAAATAGCATTGGTGCTCCAATGTATGTCATTTGGAATACTGAGATTAATTTTAATATGTCTTTTGGTTTAATTGGGCTGTTTCGCCAGTCTATTGTTGTGTTTGGATGATAATTTGAAGCTAAATCCGGGCGAATTCCGTTATAACCTTTTTCCAGCTGTTTTCCTTCCTCCAGATTTCTTCCAAGCACATCATTTACAATTCTAGAATAAAGTCTGTCGGTATCATGCGAACCGTTTAAGTTCTGGCTCGCTTGCAATGCCTGATATGGATACCAAGTTCTTTTTTCCCGAAGCTCATTGAAAAAGTCCTGTGCCTTTAATTTGTATCTTACGCCACCTTCAGGACTTTGATTAATAAAAAATCCAATAACTGTTTTTAACCATTCGTAGTTCATTACAGTGTCAAATTTATTTCCACCGTTAATATCGCCTGCTGCATTTCCCCAAAGTTCAGCAGTTATGTAGGAATCCTTCTTGCTGCCTTTTACAACTTCACGCCATTCATTCCAAAAATTCTGATTTTCAAGACAGTTTGGAACATCAAGACGCCATCCATCAATTCCATCATCTTCCATCCAGTTTTCACTTTCTTTTCCATCAGGCCCATACATCCATTTTCTTGTAATATTAAAAATATATTCCTTATATTCTTGATTAAACGAGTTAAATTCAGGTAATGTATCAAATCCTCCCCAAGCATTGTAGATAGTTCTTTTTCTATTTGCAATAAGAGTTTCGTATGCCTGTTCCTCACTCATTTCATCAGTTATTGGAACGTGCTGTCCAAAATCCGTAAATTTATACCAGTCCTTATATTTAGAATTTTCTCCATCCGCAAGCACCATATTGAATGTCCAATGCTCACTGCTACTATGATTGAAAACCCCGTCAAATATTACACGAATACCATTTTTATGAAATTCCTTTATCAAATCAACCATTATCAAGTCTGATTCTGTCCAGATCCATGTTGATGGATCTTCTGTTTCCCCATAGCCATTTTTCCCACGGTTTTTACCATTCAGATTTACTTCTAGAAGTTTTAGCTCACTGCTTGTTGAAGCTTTGTTGCCAAGTATATCCACATACGACTTATTTCCATATTTATTTTTTTTATTAATTTCCACGCCATGAGTTTTTCCACTTGTCTTTATTGTCCCAAAGTCTGGTGAAATATGTCTAAAGTCATTTGCCCCATATTTATGATTTTGGTATGAGAAAAATACTGGATTTAGCCACACTGCATTAATTCCCAATTCCTTCATGTACGGTATTTTTTCTTTTATTCCTTGTAAATCTCCACCATACATTCTGGCATATTTTAAGCTGTAGTCAATTTCACGCTCTCCCAGTTTTTCCCAAATTACCTGTTCCCTAAAATCAGCAGTCCAACGATTTCTATCAAACTGACTTATCACATTATTGCTTTTTTCCCATTTATAATCTTCGATAAAGTTCTGCTCATGAAGTCTGTTAGGCTTAAAAGCTTCAGGTCCAAATTCATTAAAAATAGGATCGTTATAGTGGTTTCCATTATAAAATCTGTCTGGAAAAATATTATACCAGATTGCCTCTTTTGCCCAGTTTGGTACATCAAATAGCTGTATATCCTTAGAAGTTGTGTTTACAATTAATCTTTTTGGCTTGCTGTAACTCAATGTTTTTCCATTAAAATAGGCTCTTGAGCCGTTATCTTCAAGAATAAAATAATACAAAAGTTTTTTTGCTTCTTTACCAAAATTTATTATTCTTTCAAAATAATCAAATCCGTTTGTCTTATCCTGATACCTTTCCAGCTCATAAATCATTTCATAATTATCTTCTTCATGTAAAACAACACTAATATAGGCACGTTCTACATCATTCATCTGAGTTCTTATTTTAAATTCGTATTCATTATCTGAAAGTTTGTTAAAATATTGCAAGCTGTCATAATTATGTACGATAGCCTTCAAATTTGTATTTTTGTCAATGGCTTCATATACAAATTTTCCAGTTCCTAAATCTCCTTGTGGAAACAATGCTCCATTTTCTCCAACTATTAATTTTTTATTTTCATTCTCAGGATACCATTTACCGTCAATCAGGTATTTATATTCATAAACTCCCTCAGGTGAAGCCAATATTACTTCATAATTTGTTCCTTCAAAGTGATGAATAGGCTCAGTATCAGGCTTCCAGTTATTAAAGTTCCCTGCAATTTCAACTTTATCAGCCTTTTCCAATCCAAAATCAGCAATATCCAAGTTCATTCTGTAAAATTTCATTTTTGTGAATGAAATCGTCTTTTTAGAAGGATAATACTCTATATAAATATCTATTCCTTTTTGAAATCCTGTTATTGACTTTGGTGGCAAGTCTTCATCCACCACAGCCTCAAATCTTTTTGCAAATGGAGCTGTGTGATTATAAGTTACGCCACTTATAACATCTGTTTCCTCATTTTTTATTTCAAAAAAATAGCTTCCTGATTCGATATTTCCCCATTTATATATAAAATTTTCCCAATTTTGTTTCAAGTTCTCTTCTTTATAAAATTTATTATCCTTATAAATTATAATTTTATAACCCATTTTTATCTCCTAATTTATCTGCTCTTTCCTTAATCTAATTCAAAAAACACTTTATATGCTCTGTATGTTTCATACAAATCTGCTTTTGATGAGATTTCAAATAAAGAGTGCATTGATAAAAGTGCAGGCCCTGCGTCTACCGTTCTGATTCCATAGTAAGCCAAGAACTTAGCAACAGTTCCTCCACCACCTTCATCTACTTTTCCAAAGCCACCCGACTGATATTTAATCTCATTTTTGTCAAATATTTGTCTTATTTCCTGAATAAATTCTGCATCGGCATCGTTTGCCATAACTTTTCCACGGCTTCCTGTATATTTTGCAAATGCCAGTCCATAAGATAATCTTGCCGCGTTTTCCACATCATGAACTGACTTAAATACAGGATTTAACGCAGCCGTAACATCTGAGGACAAGGCTTTTGAGTTCCACAAAGTTTCCCTCAATATCTGATCATTGTAATTTTTTTCTGTAAGTGAAAGCATTTTCCCAACAACATATTCAGGCAATGTTGACTTCAAGCTGGTAGAACCTTCACTTCCAATTTCTTCTTTATCTGTCAAATAAATCATAACAGTTTTCTCAGTTTCCTTAACATCAAGCAAGGCTCTTAACGAAGTATATGCACAAATTCTGTCATCTTGACCATATCCTCCAATCATACTCTTATCAAGCCCCACATCCCGCAATTTTCCAGTAGGCACAACTTCCAGCTCTGCTGTAAAGAAGTCATCTTCTTCTATTCCGTAATCTTTTTTCAATTTATCAAGCACAAACTGCTTTATT
This window of the Leptotrichia massiliensis genome carries:
- a CDS encoding alpha amylase N-terminal ig-like domain-containing protein, which encodes MGYKIIIYKDNKFYKEENLKQNWENFIYKWGNIESGSYFFEIKNEETDVISGVTYNHTAPFAKRFEAVVDEDLPPKSITGFQKGIDIYIEYYPSKKTISFTKMKFYRMNLDIADFGLEKADKVEIAGNFNNWKPDTEPIHHFEGTNYEVILASPEGVYEYKYLIDGKWYPENENKKLIVGENGALFPQGDLGTGKFVYEAIDKNTNLKAIVHNYDSLQYFNKLSDNEYEFKIRTQMNDVERAYISVVLHEEDNYEMIYELERYQDKTNGFDYFERIINFGKEAKKLLYYFILEDNGSRAYFNGKTLSYSKPKRLIVNTTSKDIQLFDVPNWAKEAIWYNIFPDRFYNGNHYNDPIFNEFGPEAFKPNRLHEQNFIEDYKWEKSNNVISQFDRNRWTADFREQVIWEKLGEREIDYSLKYARMYGGDLQGIKEKIPYMKELGINAVWLNPVFFSYQNHKYGANDFRHISPDFGTIKTSGKTHGVEINKKNKYGNKSYVDILGNKASTSSELKLLEVNLNGKNRGKNGYGETEDPSTWIWTESDLIMVDLIKEFHKNGIRVIFDGVFNHSSSEHWTFNMVLADGENSKYKDWYKFTDFGQHVPITDEMSEEQAYETLIANRKRTIYNAWGGFDTLPEFNSFNQEYKEYIFNITRKWMYGPDGKESENWMEDDGIDGWRLDVPNCLENQNFWNEWREVVKGSKKDSYITAELWGNAAGDINGGNKFDTVMNYEWLKTVIGFFINQSPEGGVRYKLKAQDFFNELREKRTWYPYQALQASQNLNGSHDTDRLYSRIVNDVLGRNLEEGKQLEKGYNGIRPDLASNYHPNTTIDWRNSPIKPKDILKLISVFQMTYIGAPMLFYGDEVGMWGATDPYCRKPMLWKEYLYDDEKNPSHINQNEVYQQKVDSDLFEWYKKLIRIRLENKTLVYGKFREIMADNEKDLIVYERVIEDNSIIVVINNSFNDWENLEFETHYQDERFIDLVTEGRTFRTSSNGKIKLNIKAKEGMILRKVRIDGDYE
- a CDS encoding aminopeptidase, with the protein product MTKENLWKNYTDEQKKVIFDFAEDYKKYLDSAKTEREFVDLTEKELEKNGFVNINEKSELKKGDKIYFNNRNKNIIAVIVGNDIKSGINMIVSHVDSPRLDLKPNPIMEEEEFALLNTHYYGGIKKYQWAATPLALHGVVFLKNGEKVTLSIGEKDDEPVFSMPDILPHLSYNVQDERKARDVIKGEELKLLFGNMPLNDENVNKKIKQFVLDKLKKDYGIEEDDFFTAELEVVPTGKLRDVGLDKSMIGGYGQDDRICAYTSLRALLDVKETEKTVMIYLTDKEEIGSEGSTSLKSTLPEYVVGKMLSLTEKNYNDQILRETLWNSKALSSDVTAALNPVFKSVHDVENAARLSYGLAFAKYTGSRGKVMANDADAEFIQEIRQIFDKNEIKYQSGGFGKVDEGGGGTVAKFLAYYGIRTVDAGPALLSMHSLFEISSKADLYETYRAYKVFFELD
- a CDS encoding autotransporter domain-containing protein, whose amino-acid sequence is MKKFVFILVSLFALVSCGGGGGSGGGSSTNNPTPSTTPSYNNNSGTNNNSSSGNSNTGNSGSTSNNSSSVVAGYKTYNGEVIDAENSYTYNKPYVRNLTNIDGGEDYKFGYDGNIEWHGNFFYNRHNPQKNSETYYTGYGVKVGVIDSGFNGNYYNDLYNEVKNITRIYSQRDPQDEDHAYMVTSLIAGKEGIARDANMYVIDGTHPYSSGSVKDTVDLYEALYSRGVRIFNQSFGYTIETYSNKSYNFYKDQLNDGVEDFYKKAVHNGALFVFSAGNKEYRTSGVLATLPYWVPELEEGWINVNGLTSKSSSKKGDLSWDNLKPLAGAGAAKNWTVTTIADYFIEVDGDRRVHTGTSFAAPRVTATAALIKEKYPFMTGDLLRQTILSTATDIGDEGVDDVYGWGLLNIDKALKGPALFDKRLALGDDVYITLDGSNKTYQFDNDISGDAGLVLRGSGTLILNGTSTYTGETNVGNNVYLKMKKVISPSKLSIGKSAIVEVSDSNINNIQNDGTFINNGNSAANTVIMSTDSQMYSDINANLKVENAEVNGTVTITNNNGEYLTKNGKNIDIITGNVKGNAQIKSDNGLMTINKTETGNLSANASRTDTVEYAKTLNADTEQLNTATQIETALENVDANYEAGKTEAGKLGAKLQSLNSNTLDSMSGQIYASAQALTFEQSETVNKNLSNRMTMLSKSLENDNTFGVWTAGIYSKGKIEKNGFAKGKTNVKGGQVGFDMKINQNTILGVAADYSKGKVKFNRYNGISKADMTGFSIYGRQNLGNGYLSGRAGIGFVDSKVERDIILNNNYIEHSKVNHRDKIFAGYFETGYDIKNKAGNFAVTPYVALGVDRVTRGKFSEENTNFGMTANKKTYNMPYTTAGIKAVKTVGNTDITGYLGYTHGLNKKDLTFDASYNFAPDAKFEVKGINYSRNKLTAGIGINTKVTENMSWYANYDYKHSTDNSKGNNSIVTTGIRIEF